In one window of Denticeps clupeoides chromosome 2, fDenClu1.1, whole genome shotgun sequence DNA:
- the LOC114784968 gene encoding uncharacterized protein DDB_G0284459, which translates to MLASTLATVLVPNWRVRSRRQKQEVADETVVSRLDVSSSEPLRTDGSQLRDVFPELSSRNNPSARLTEEQIGSSSSNVRTHVSTKLHLSNSFTVDMSGGLQDRADVAPPMTGPPASAQAPTSPRNLSHQQPRMTSQPGAEQRTFSSPWSSSTPSSLLFSLRRLNSSSRDTNPTSPTSPSKKVFRMSQQQSSGALQNSRAETFRSQTPPTSFNKKADGSAMHLGSREAKTTVFIFSSSEGDQELQKPQTTGPTETSFFQRGLSTPSMLKYSSLDFSTAPQHRTTPGSMLHRQRFIPPNLDNTETRTMSSPDTSGPNPLHSPQNLNSLIFTRHGSPNSAVHHHERSFSSLSSMESVCSSLRQRSFTDSLSPSDDKIFPSVERTDPSHVWQKYLDSGGSLRRQPLSTQSPGAMPNPLSPTRPLRSVRAPDIYSSLRPNSQTLSSSSSPNACTLQLERREVPVTSASPEWDAVMPWGQKMSSPAKGSTSRFNSDLSSPQILDNKEVLKSRSPLSLPPDLGSNLKARFSSSPYFSLISARMSPNSDTSPPLVSPVQDKSLPCDQTATVLDTSTAGRHFQSPLSASSVLAKSQIDHTDSPDNHMLVFRPVGPQGLTARYLQDTHDGNVAGENTFPCQSSAPSKWQLISEPDSHQRTTTQFTISSIKKEDIVDGRVKDNQAASEGKHFSSSPVTENQKRKRSLFALSSQKENVSPSCPSLSKDAHVEKNGSSGSKMDQVLNRIRQTFSIKRAEQESPTLKKKEKFLLKSSGSESSAESCRGGRLEGPSLKKEISVPSDIRKSAGATQLPYQDSKKPMTSQVQKDQQNHELVLDKTRNKSVQKDYSANRQSSHGNRYATLPAYRKMSASSSNLYSALRFDLEDEDNEVKFYRRIMPQRRNTSLSEAEDNLVSSSSAHGKERHYSGGPSPFYTDVKYGLDRRRSCSVTNVFSSRPSGPGRISTASKTSSVSDLSCPPDLINSDDVFYQMTSSPGGPQSHKLRTTQHRSDPSPQAEATSRSPSSPESTYFPWDKESDPTPPPSPPFSPTSRRMARIPSSSSTGSRTSQDSLSPRGLLPSKSYKASLSVFEESSSDSSTTDDEYYLGDGDGKETEF; encoded by the coding sequence ATGTTGGCATCTACCCTGGCTACAGTACTGGTCCCGAATTGGAGAGTCAGATCCAGGAGGCAGAAGCAGGAGGTTGCAGATGAAACTGTAGTAAGCAGACTGGACGTTAGCTCATCTGAACCACTGAGAACAGATGGATCTCAACTCCGAGATGTGTTTCCAGAGTTAAGCAGCAGGAACAACCCTTCAGCAAGGCTGACTGAGGAGCAGATTGGGAGCAGCTCATCCAATGTAAGAACACATGTATCTACAAAACTACATCTTTCTAACTCCTTCACAGTGGACATGAGTGGGGGTTTACAGGACAGAGCGGATGTTGCTCCTCCTATGACAGGACCACCCGCATCAGCTCAAGCACCCACATCACCTCGGAACCTGAGCCACCAGCAGCCAAGGATGACGTCACAGCCTGGTGCTGAGCAAAGAACATTTTCTTCTCCATGGTCCAGCTCTACCCCCAGCAGCTTGCTTTTCTCCCTCAGGCGCCTGAACTCAAGTTCTCGAGACACAAACCCCACCTCTCCAACCTCCCCCAGCAAAAAAGTTTTCCGGATGTCCCAGCAGCAGTCATCTGGGGCTTTACAAAACAGCAGAGCAGAGACGTTTAGGTCACAAACACCACCGACTTCCTTTAACAAAAAAGCAGATGGATCTGCCATGCATCTTGGCAGCAGAGAGGCTAAAACGacagtttttatattttcttcttCAGAAGGAGACCAGGAACTACAGAAGCCGCAAACCACAGGTCCAACTGAAACATCCTTCTTTCAGAGAGGACTGTCAACTCCTTCCATGTTAAAATATAGCAGCCTGGACTTCTCCACAGCTCCACAGCACAGGACAACACCTGGTTCCATGTTGCATAGACAGAGGTTCATACCACCAAACCTGGACAACACTGAGACACGGACGATGAGCAGTCCTGACACTTCCGGTCCAAATCCTTTACATAGCCCTCAAAACCTTAATTCCCTTATTTTTACAAGACATGGCTCACCCAATAGTGCAGTCCACCACCATGAAAGGTCCTTCAGTTCCTTGTCCTCCATGGAGAGTGTGTGCTCTTCCTTAAGACAGAGATCCTTCACAGATAGCCTGTCTCCCTCTGATGATAAGATTTTCCCCTCCGTTGAGAGAACAGACCCATCCCATGTCTGGCAGAAATATCTAGACTCTGGTGGCTCCCTTAGGAGACAACCTCTGTCGACTCAGAGCCCTGGAGCGATGCCCAATCCCCTCTCTCCGACGAGGCCTCTCCGAAGTGTCCGAGCTCCAGACATTTACTCATCCCTAAGACCCAATAGCCAAACTTTATCCTCTTCATCATCCCCAAATGCCTGCACTCTGCAGTTAGAAAGGAGAGAGGTACCTGTTACATCTGCATCACCCGAGTGGGATGCAGTCATGCCGTGGGGCCAGAAAATGTCCTCTCCTGCTAAAGGCTCAACTTCAAGATTTAATTCTGATTTGAGTTCACCTCAGATCCTGGATAATAAAGAAGTCCTCAAGAGCAGGTCACCACTGTCTCTTCCTCCAGACCTTGGAAGTAACCTGAAGGCTCGCTTCAGTTCGTCCCCCTATTTCAGCCTCATATCTGCACGAATGTCACCAAATTCAGATACTTCGCCTCCGCTGGTCTCACCAGTACAAGATAAATCTTTACCATGTGATCAAACAGCCACAGTGTTGGACACAAGTACTGCAGGCAGACATTTTCAGTCACCTCTAAGTGCCTCAAGTGTATTGGCGAAATCCCAGATTGATCACACTGATTCTCCTGATAATCATATGTTGGTATTCAGGCCAGTAGGACCTCAGGGGCTTACTGCAAGATACTTGCAAGATACCCATGATGGAAATGTTGCTGGGGAAAACACATTCCCATGTCAATCCTCTGCTCCCTCCAAGTGGCAACTGATCAGTGAACCAGATTCCCATCAGAGGACCACGACTCAGTTTACTATTAGTAGCATCAAAAAGGAGGACATTGTGGATGGTCGTGTGAAAGATAATCAGGCCGCCAGTGAGGGTAAACATTTCAGCAGCAGTCCTGTAACAGAGAACCAGAAAAGGAAAAGGAGTCTCTTTGCATTAAGTTCTCAGAAGGAAAATGTCAGTCCTTCATGTCCTAGTCTATCAAAAGATGCTCATGTTGAGAAGAATGGATCAAGCGGATCAAAGATGGATCAAGTGCTGAACCGAATCAGACAGACTTTCAGCATAAAACGTGCAGAACAAGAGAGTCCAACTctgaaaaagaaggagaaattTTTACTGAAGTCATCTGGAAGTGAGTCTTCTGCGGAATCGTGTAGAGGGGGCAGACTGGAAGGTCCATCTCTGAAGAAGGAGATTTCTGTTCCTTCAGACATCAGAAAGTCAGCTGGTGCCACGCAGCTGCCTTACCAGGATTCTAAAAAGCCAATGACTTCTCAGGTCCAAAAAGATCAGCAGAACCATGAATTAGTTTTGGACAAAACTAGAAATAAATCTGTCCAAAAGGATTATAGTGCTAACAGACAGTCCAGTCATGGAAACCGCTATGCTACACTTCCAGCTTATCGGAAGATGTCAGCAAGTTCCTCCAACCTCTACAGCGCCTTGCGTTTTGATTTAGAAGACGAGGACAATGAAGTCAAGTTTTACAGAAGAATCATGCCCCAGAGAAGAAACACATCTCTGAGTGAGGCTGAGGACAATCTAGTCTCCAGCAGTTCTGCACATGGCAAAGAAAGACACTACAGCGGAGGACCTTCTCCTTTCTATACCGATGTGAAGTATGGTCTGGACCGCAGGCGCTCCTGTTCAGTGACAAACGTCTTCTCAAGCCGCCCCTCAGGTCCCGGTCGCATCTCAACCGCCTCAAAGACAAGCAGCGTCAGTGACCTTTCATGTCCACCCGACCTTATTAACTCGGATGATGTGTTTTATCAGATGACAAGCAGCCCTGGTGGCCCTCAGAGTCACAAACTGAGAACCACGCAGCACCGATCAGACCCCAGTCCTCAAGCTGAGGCAACAAGCAGGAGTCCAAGTAGTCCGGAGAGCACTTACTTCCCATGGGATAAGGAATCTGACCCTACCCCGCCCCCATCACCGCCATTCTCGCCCACCAGCAGACGTATGGCGCGGATCcccagctcctcctccaccgGCAGCCGGACTTCGCAGGACAGCTTGTCGCCAAGAGGACTCTTACCGTCCAAGAGTTACAAGGCGAGCCTGTCTGTCTTCGAGGAGTCCAGTTCTGACTCCTCCACTACAGATGACGAGTATTACCTGGGTGACGGGGATGGAAAAGAAACCGAATTCTAG
- the c2h11orf65 gene encoding protein MFI isoform X2: protein MYACKTEQTEHMEHHHRAARIIQRCWRRYVHTQVFKYFKSLVTFHKMGDPRLLLKNINPRETEIMDAASGIYVRFRLGGVSFPPNIYYKIFTHRPVVDLGASSPRDYAHEATKLPVPGQVHGHCPVAWDDRSGWYQRVENNGWRLLAGRMSLLGDPIIQETNGKRFEFNYATVQRRQDVERKKKQRKLAWLKKMYEEGILHSARPREKSAHGMMNTVEQEGPNHNAEWEEEELLKWTTALDFDEYVNRWKDLGTSHSSDFFTDKVLDLSKHSPCESSQPSHVQDIQSVT, encoded by the exons atgtatgcatgtaaG ACCGAACAGACTGAACATATGGAGCATCACCACAGAGCAGCAAGAATCATTCAAAGGTGCTGGAGGAGATATGTG CACACTCAAGTGTTCAAGTACTTCAAGAGCCTTGTCACCTTCCATAAGATGGGAGACCCACGGCTTCTTCTGAAAAACATCAACCCCAGAGAG ACTGAAATCATGGATGCAGCATCAGGAATTTACGTTCGTTTCAGATTGGGTGGA GTCTCGTTTCCACCAAACATTTATTACAAGATCTTCACTCACCGGCCAGTTGTGGATTTAGGTGCCAGCAGCCCAAGAGACTACGCACACGAGGCAACAAAGCTTCCTGTTCCTGGGCAGGTTCACGGCCACTGCCCTGTTGCTTGGGATGACCGTTCTGGCTGGTATCAGCGTGTGGAGAATAATGGCTGGAGACTGTTGGCAGGGAGG ATGTCCCTGTTAGGAGATCCAATCATTCAGGAGACCAATGGCAAGAGATTTGAGTTCAATTATGCCACGGTGCAGAGGCGTCAAGATGTtgagaggaaaaagaaacagagaaagctgGCATggttaaagaaaat GTATGAGGAAGGGATCTTGCATTCCGCGAGACCGCGAGAGAAGTCTGCCCATGGCATGATGAATACAGTCGAGCAAGAAGGGCCCAATCACAATGCAGAGTGGGAAGAAGAAGAGTTGCTGAAGTGGACCACTGCTCTAGACTTTGATGA GTATGTAAATAGATGGAAGGATTTGGGGACCAGCCATTCCTCAGATTTCTTCACAG ATAAGGTTCTGGACTTATCCAAGCACAGCCCTTGTGAGTCTTCCCAACCGAGTCACGTCCAGGACATCCAATCTGTCACTTGA
- the c2h11orf65 gene encoding protein MFI isoform X1: MYACKTLHIQTEQTEHMEHHHRAARIIQRCWRRYVHTQVFKYFKSLVTFHKMGDPRLLLKNINPRETEIMDAASGIYVRFRLGGVSFPPNIYYKIFTHRPVVDLGASSPRDYAHEATKLPVPGQVHGHCPVAWDDRSGWYQRVENNGWRLLAGRMSLLGDPIIQETNGKRFEFNYATVQRRQDVERKKKQRKLAWLKKMYEEGILHSARPREKSAHGMMNTVEQEGPNHNAEWEEEELLKWTTALDFDEYVNRWKDLGTSHSSDFFTDKVLDLSKHSPCESSQPSHVQDIQSVT, translated from the exons atgtatgcatgtaaG ACATTGCACATCCAGACCGAACAGACTGAACATATGGAGCATCACCACAGAGCAGCAAGAATCATTCAAAGGTGCTGGAGGAGATATGTG CACACTCAAGTGTTCAAGTACTTCAAGAGCCTTGTCACCTTCCATAAGATGGGAGACCCACGGCTTCTTCTGAAAAACATCAACCCCAGAGAG ACTGAAATCATGGATGCAGCATCAGGAATTTACGTTCGTTTCAGATTGGGTGGA GTCTCGTTTCCACCAAACATTTATTACAAGATCTTCACTCACCGGCCAGTTGTGGATTTAGGTGCCAGCAGCCCAAGAGACTACGCACACGAGGCAACAAAGCTTCCTGTTCCTGGGCAGGTTCACGGCCACTGCCCTGTTGCTTGGGATGACCGTTCTGGCTGGTATCAGCGTGTGGAGAATAATGGCTGGAGACTGTTGGCAGGGAGG ATGTCCCTGTTAGGAGATCCAATCATTCAGGAGACCAATGGCAAGAGATTTGAGTTCAATTATGCCACGGTGCAGAGGCGTCAAGATGTtgagaggaaaaagaaacagagaaagctgGCATggttaaagaaaat GTATGAGGAAGGGATCTTGCATTCCGCGAGACCGCGAGAGAAGTCTGCCCATGGCATGATGAATACAGTCGAGCAAGAAGGGCCCAATCACAATGCAGAGTGGGAAGAAGAAGAGTTGCTGAAGTGGACCACTGCTCTAGACTTTGATGA GTATGTAAATAGATGGAAGGATTTGGGGACCAGCCATTCCTCAGATTTCTTCACAG ATAAGGTTCTGGACTTATCCAAGCACAGCCCTTGTGAGTCTTCCCAACCGAGTCACGTCCAGGACATCCAATCTGTCACTTGA
- the c2h11orf65 gene encoding protein MFI isoform X3 yields the protein MGDPRLLLKNINPRETEIMDAASGIYVRFRLGGVSFPPNIYYKIFTHRPVVDLGASSPRDYAHEATKLPVPGQVHGHCPVAWDDRSGWYQRVENNGWRLLAGRMSLLGDPIIQETNGKRFEFNYATVQRRQDVERKKKQRKLAWLKKMYEEGILHSARPREKSAHGMMNTVEQEGPNHNAEWEEEELLKWTTALDFDEYVNRWKDLGTSHSSDFFTDKVLDLSKHSPCESSQPSHVQDIQSVT from the exons ATGGGAGACCCACGGCTTCTTCTGAAAAACATCAACCCCAGAGAG ACTGAAATCATGGATGCAGCATCAGGAATTTACGTTCGTTTCAGATTGGGTGGA GTCTCGTTTCCACCAAACATTTATTACAAGATCTTCACTCACCGGCCAGTTGTGGATTTAGGTGCCAGCAGCCCAAGAGACTACGCACACGAGGCAACAAAGCTTCCTGTTCCTGGGCAGGTTCACGGCCACTGCCCTGTTGCTTGGGATGACCGTTCTGGCTGGTATCAGCGTGTGGAGAATAATGGCTGGAGACTGTTGGCAGGGAGG ATGTCCCTGTTAGGAGATCCAATCATTCAGGAGACCAATGGCAAGAGATTTGAGTTCAATTATGCCACGGTGCAGAGGCGTCAAGATGTtgagaggaaaaagaaacagagaaagctgGCATggttaaagaaaat GTATGAGGAAGGGATCTTGCATTCCGCGAGACCGCGAGAGAAGTCTGCCCATGGCATGATGAATACAGTCGAGCAAGAAGGGCCCAATCACAATGCAGAGTGGGAAGAAGAAGAGTTGCTGAAGTGGACCACTGCTCTAGACTTTGATGA GTATGTAAATAGATGGAAGGATTTGGGGACCAGCCATTCCTCAGATTTCTTCACAG ATAAGGTTCTGGACTTATCCAAGCACAGCCCTTGTGAGTCTTCCCAACCGAGTCACGTCCAGGACATCCAATCTGTCACTTGA
- the ndufb4 gene encoding NADH dehydrogenase [ubiquinone] 1 beta subcomplex subunit 4, whose protein sequence is MATYQAAPLATRPKTLETAEYYNLSPEYRRAEEQRAALRCQLKRQYQLQLNNPHRKELIEDPALTRWTSARTNIYSNFRATGKTSLLGGLFGLLPLFVLYGVFKTDRDKREEKFKAGTYVRPYRLSY, encoded by the exons ATGGCGACGTACCAAGCGGCACCCTTGGCCACCCGGCCCAAAACGTTAGAGACCGCCGAGTACTACAACCTCTCACCGGAGTACCGACGCGCGGAGGAGCAGCGGGCGGCACTGCGGTGCCAGCTGAAGAGACAGTATCAGCTGCAGCTCAACAACCCGCACCGGAAGGAGCTAATC GAAGACCCTGCTCTGACTCGCTGGACCTCTGCACGGACCAATATCTACTCCAACTTCAGAGCTACGGGGAAGACCTCTCTCCTCGGGGGACTTTTCGGTCTGCTGCCGCTCTTCGTGCTGTATGGCGTGTTTAAAACTGACAGG GACAAGAGGGAGGAGAAATTCAAGGCAGGAACCTATGTTCGTCCATACAGGCTCTCTTACTAA
- the hgd gene encoding homogentisate 1,2-dioxygenase — translation MAGLKYLSGFGNEFASEDPRCPSALPEGQNNPQVCPYGLYAEQLSGSAFTCPRPTNKRSWLYRILPSVRHKPFTAEPCGDLSESWNDVEPNPNQLRWRPFNIPKASEKKVDFVSGLHTVCGAGDSKSRNGICIHLYACNTSMTDRCFQNSDGDFLIVPQQGKLLVTTEFGKMMVEPNEICVIQQGMRFSVDVFGETRGYILEVYGAHFELPDLGPIGANGLANPRDFLVPVAWYEDRTVSAGYTVINKYQGKMFSCQQDFSPFNVVAWHGNYTPYKYNLENFMVINCVAYDHADPSIFTVLTAKSTRPGVAIADFVIFPPRWGVADHTFRPPYYHRNCMSEFMGLIKGHYEAKEEGFQPGGASLHSIMTPHGPDVDCFEKNSTATLKPERVAEGTMAFMFESSFSMAVTKWGLDTCNRVDKEYYKCWEPLRSHFNPKWKPASK, via the exons ATGGCCGGCCTTAAG TACTTGAGTGGCTTTGGGAATGAGTTTGCTTCGGAAGACCCTCGCTGCCCGAGTGCTCTACCTGAAGGACAG AACAATCCTCAGGTATGTCCATATGGGCTGTACGCTGAGCAGCTGTCTGGGTCGGCCTTCACCTGCCCCAGGCCTACTAACAAGAGAAG CTGGCTGTATCGCATCCTGCCATCTGTTCGACACAAGCCCTTCACTGCAGAACCTTGTGGAGACCTTTCAGAAAGCTGGAATGACGTTGAGCCCAATCCAAACCAG cTGAGATGGAGGCCATTTAACATTCCTAAAGCCTCTGAAAAGAAAGTGGATTTTGTTTCg GGTTTGCACACGGTCTGTGGAGCAGGAGATTCCAAATCCCGCAACGGAATCTGCATTCATCTCTACGCTTGCAATACTTCCATGACTGACAG ATGTTTTCAGAACTCAGATGGTGATTTCCTGATTg ttccaCAGCAAGGCAAGTTATTGGTTACAACTGAATTTGGGAAGATGATGGTGGAACCCAACGAGATCTGTGTGATTCAG CAAGGGATGCGGTTCAGTGTGGATGTTTTTGGAGAGACCAGAGGCTACATCCTTGAGGTCTACGGTGCACATTTTGAACTCCCAGACCTGGGGCCCATAG GGGCCAATGGTCTGGCCAATCCCAGGGACTTCCTGGTACCGGTGGCTTGGTATGAGGACCGTACAGTGAGTGCCGGCTATACCGTGATCAACAAGTATCAGGGGAAGATGTTTTCCTGCCAGCAg GATTTCTCTCCCTTCAATGTGGTTGCGTGGCATGGAAACTATACCCCATACAAGTACAATCTGGAGAACTTCATGGTCATCAACTGTGTAGCCTATGATCACGCT GATCCATCTATCTTCACTGTGCTGACAGCCAAATCCACACGCCCAGGTGTTGCCATTGCAGACTTTGTGATCTTTCCCCCACGGTGGGGTGTGGCTGACCACACTTTCCGCCCCCCATACTACCACA GGAACTGCATGAGTGAGTTCATGGGCCTAATAAAGGGTCACTACGAGGCTAAGGAGGAAGGCTTCCAGCCTGGAGGAGCCAGTCTCCACAGCATAATGACCCCTCATGGGCCTGATGTAGACTGTTTTGAAAAGAACAGCACAGCCACGCTCAAACCTGAGAGGGTTGCTGAGGGCACCATG GCTTTCATGTTTGAGTCATCCTTCAGCATGGCTGTCACCAAGTGGGGACTGGACACCTGCAATCGTGTGGACAAAGAGTACTACAAATGCTGGGAGCCTCTCCGCAGTCATTTTAATCCTAAATGGAAGCCTGCAAGCAAGTAG